A genomic region of Aspergillus oryzae RIB40 DNA, chromosome 1 contains the following coding sequences:
- a CDS encoding UDP-galactose transporter HUT1 (UDP-galactose transporter related protein), producing MRSSLAQLAICVLGIYASFLSWGVLQEAITTVSYHVRPPTAAEPEPPTERFTFSIVLNTIQSTFAAITGFLYLFFSTPAGQKIPSIFPTKKILFPLFLVSISSSLASPFGYASLAHIDYLTFILAKSCKLLPVMFLHLTIFRKRYPLYKYGVVLLVTLGVATFTLHHPGTSKKVAASAAKNQSGSSMWGIFLLSINLLLDGLTNTTQDHVFSSPQIYTRFTGPQMMVAQNVLSTLLTSTYLLVMPHLSSTGILHAILPIPIPPSTETELTSAISFLSRHPEALKHVLGFAACGAVGQLFIFYTLSRFSSLLLVTVTVTRKMLTMLLSVFWFGHSLSAGQWLGVGLVFGGIGAEAVVQRQEKKAKERAKAAKSQ from the exons ATGCGCTCCA GTTTGGCGCAACTTGCGATTTGTGTCCTTGGGATCTATGCATCGTT TCTCTCTTGGGGCGTCCTTCAAGAAGCGATCACTACAGTTTCATACCATGTCCGTCCTCCAACTGCTGCTGAACCAGAACCTCCTACCGAGCGCTTCACGTTCTCGATTGTCTTGAACACAATCCAGTCTACATTTGCCGCTATCACTGGCTTCCtgtacctttttttctcgaCCCCAGCTGGCCAAAAGATACCATCGATCTTCCCGACCAAGAAAATATTGTTCCCTCTGTTCCTCGTTAGCATTTCCTCGTCACTTGCGTCGCCGTTTGGATACGCCAGTCTTGCGCATATTGACTATTTGACATTTATCCTTGCAAAATCGTGCAAGCTCCTGCCAGTCATGTTCCTGCATTTGACTATCTTCCGGAAAAGGTACCCCTTGTATAAATATGGTGTCGTTCTCCTGGTCACCCTCGGAGTCGCGACTTTCACACTCCACCACCCGGGTACAAGCAAGAAGGTCGCCGCATCAGCTGCAAAGAACCAGTCCGGCTCGTCCATGTGGGGaattttcctcctttccatcaatcttctcttgGACGGCCTCACGAACACTACTCAAGATCATGTCTTCAGTTCCCCACAGATCTACACCCGCTTCACGGGGCCGCAGATGATGGTAGCGCAGAATGTACTCTCGACTCTCCTAACTAGCACGTATCTTCTTGTGATGCCCCACCTGTCGTCCACCGGCATTCTGCACgccattcttcccattcccaTTCCGCCGTCTACTGAGACAGAATTAACGTCCGCCATTTCCTTCCTGTCGAGGCATCCGGAAGCTCTGAAGCATGTCTTAGGTTTCGCGGCTTGCGGTGCAGTTGGACAGCTGTTTATCTTCTACACCCTTTCCCGCTTTTCGTCTCTGCTCCTGGTTACTGTCACTGTCACACGTAAAATGCTGACCATGCTCCTGAGTGTCTTCTGGTTCGGCCACTCTCTATCTGCTGGACAGTGGCTGGGTGTGGGTCTTGTTTTCGGTGGCATTGGTGCCGAGGCCGTGGTgcaaagacaagagaagaaggcgaaagaGCGGGCGAAGGCTGCAAAGAGCCAGTAA
- a CDS encoding putative transcription factor SipA3 (predicted protein), whose translation MSNQQQSPVPQVGKLVSVVPVGLKEAALDSPTFRATTLHFADQIEYLERWLDGYARAASKLSMELASMENIVNTFLSYSTHPVAVSEAALDHDYTLLSMRRCGDSSKELWNGLVSTSKKIEMLVAEPIRIFIQEDLRNFKETRRVLDQTQKHYDYLLSRYSSQSKSKEPSSLREDAFQLHEARKAYLKASMDFSVLAPQVRNGLDRLLVGVSFDQWREFKTFFQINGAGFAKWHHEMDRIKGWVLEMDASERSSKRELFSARKEIEEAAETAARPSRELDDYSVSTVPYLGSRPLSNLSMTKEARPEKQGWVYLRTLYGKPTRTAWVRRWIFLKNGIFGCLVQGPRTGGVEESERIGVLLCSVRAAFQEERRFCFEVKTKSNSIMLQAETQKELMEWISAFEAAKRKALENPASTDLSVSGKVTVQDPAFAISQPPAPEFTADPADSLTPHSNDEQNSSDRNGMLPLPERDPASLRNSSDISRRLTGLDCETSPREHTSRIIQKLDLHRKTNNNIQPSTSIPGAGGGIVSLISASHNALVSGTALPSSMADSDPNRGRSMSNRFDPPTTLAPPTLATPPAPTSMSKVAVIVSNERGIGLGHADKTGGMPSGMMANLWGSSNWSFVNRLELERLGLPDAEQDAVSQQRPSSRMSDSSKHVMSTEANTPGGTAEKQQKIGPRHRQTVSLDGNASQVQRAAIGVTHEYPSYYPQQLKIQDAQFRLLFPNVKKEEPLVMVFRATYTMNDQQEFPGRAYVTTRDLYFYSHYFGLVLTTSVSLESIKEVTAAAGRDSDFLFLHTVPRPGEDTPGRITVKTFLEPMKLLQRRLNFLIDDTTAVEPLGLEAIFNALNKMEADAATRTPSVDSWEDVGVDEKFSGEDAAAQGPRKDIRPAIYIEKGLDMHSKKGSNGKDVMKFRLPTQPVQYVPQGNLHLAAEKVFDLSPKAIFHILFGDKSAVWQLLLHQRRARDIKQGPWSRNESNHLRRDIKYQIETTNMLGHKHGQTISDYQMIDVLNDHLCYVITDKRTPWHLPFKRSFRLVSKIVITFVAKGKSKLAIYTKVEWLWSPYGIQRVIDKQATGDLEQDALDLVDLVSEQVRRLGAQSRTKKAIAIFGHVGRQNTVSQLGESDFKIEIRNPRTQRTLAQLLFETFVSFLESAVSSVMLWTFALFRWVWKTANANLIILALLISSMLINGFYTSRDAYDWWYERKAENFMARLGVHPDHVMSKAIYMRDIDEVIANSTLGHASDDVSDCFATFHQQTIRNVGTPLSISTSGPRDSATKSAARRLQQTRERLAMHRHDLVVGLRVVNSIEREILQNEWERWLRQELKRCDQIEALLRQSSDTDQVDMQVDRTSQAAFADLSDDIREWYERYCFSCHQEQDLVEENHRAYGSS comes from the exons CGAGTACCTAGAAAGATGGCTCGATGGCTATGCGAGGGCTGCTTCGAAGCTCTCTATGGAGCTAGCATCTATGGAAAATATTGTTAACACCTTTCTGTCGTACTCTACACACCCTGTCGCAGTCTCAGAAGCTGCTCTCGACCATGATTATACGCTATTGTCAATGAGGAGATGCGGGGACAGTTCAAAGGAATTGTGGAACGGGCTGGTATCTACTTCGAAAAAAATTGAGATGTTGGTTGCAGAACCTATCAGGATCTTTATTCAAGAGGATTTACGCAACTTCAAG GAAACCCGCCGAGTGCTCGACCAAACACAAAAACATTATGACTACCTCTTATCTAGATATTCATCGCAATCTAAATCGAAGGAACCGTCGTCTCTAAGAGAAGACGCCTTTCAACTTCACGAGGCTCGCAAAGCTTATCTCAAGGCTTCGATGGACTTCTCAGTGCTAGCCCCCCAAGTACGGAACGGCCTTGATCGGCTCTTGGTCGGTGTATCCTTTGATCAATGGCGGGAGTTCAAGACGttcttccaaatcaatggCGCAGGCTTTGCCAAGTGGCATCATGAGATGGACAGGATAAAAGGTTGGGTACTTGAAATGGATGCAAGTGAAAGGTCTTCCAAGCGAGAGCTATTTTCTGCAAggaaggaaattgaagaagcgGCGGAGACGGCGGCTAGACCTTCTCGTGAGCTTGACGACTATTCTGTGTCCACCGTTCCTTACCTTGGGTCCCGCCCATTATCGAATCTTAGCATGACGAAAGAAGCCAGGCCTGAAAAACAGGGATGGGTGTATCTGCGAACACTTTACGGCAAGCCTACACGAACTGCTTGGGTTAGACGCTGGATATtcttgaagaatggcatATTTGGTTGCCTTGTGCAGGGTCCACGAACTGGCGGtgttgaagaaagtgaaaggATTGGTGTTTTACTCTGCAGCGTTCGAGCGGCattccaagaagaaaggcggTTTTGCTTTGAAGTGAAGACGAAAAGCAACAGTATCATGTTGCAGGCTGAGACTCAAAAGGAACTCATGGAATGGATATCGGCTTTTGAGGCTGCTAAACGAAAAGCTTTGGAAAACCCAGCAAGTACCGATCTTTCAGTTTCCGGAAAAGTTACTGTCCAAGATCCGGCTTTCGCAATTTCTCAACCTCCAGCCCCAGAGTTCACTGCTGACCCAGCGGACTCTTTAACACCTCACTCAAACGACGAACAAAATTCGTCGGACCGCAATGGCATGCTTCCTCTCCCAGAAAGAGACCCTGCCTCTCTTCGAAACAGTAGCGATATTAGCCGACGCCTCACTGGACTTGATTGCGAGACTTCCCCTAGAGAACATACATCTCGAATCATTCAGAAACTGGACCTCCACCGCAAAACGAACAACAATATACAACCTTCTACATCCATACCGGGCGCAGGAGGTGGGATAGTCAGCCTTATTTCTGCTAGCCACAATGCTCTAGTCTCTGGTACCGCACTTCCTTCTAGTATGGCAGACAGTGACCCGAACAGGGGACGCAGTATGTCCAACCGCTTTGATCCTCCCACAACCCTTGCTCCACCAACACTAGCAACCCCCCCTGCACCTACAAGTATGAGCAAGGTGGCTGTTATCGTGAGCAATGAAAGAGGAATCGGGCTGGGACATGCTGACAAGACTGGCGGCATGCCAAGCGGTATGATGGCGAATCTGTGGGGTAGCTCCAACTGGAGCTTCGTAAACAGACTTGAACTAGAACGCCTGGGGTTACCCGATGCGGAACAGGATGCGGTCTCTCAACAACGACCATCCTCACGGATGAGTGACTCATCAAAACATGTCATGTCGACAGAAGCGAATACCCCTGGTGGCACTGCggagaagcagcagaagattGGGCCCCGCCATAGACAGACTGTTAGTCTGGACGGGAACGCCTCCCAAGTGCAGCGTGCAGCCATAGGGGTTACGCATGAGTATCCGAGTTATTATCCGCAGCAACTTAAGATTCAAGACGCCCAATTCCGGCTGCTTTTCCCGAACGTCAAAAAGGAGGAGCCTCTAGTTATGGTTTTCCGAGCTACATATACTATGAATGATCAACAAGAATTCCCTGGGAGAGCTTATGTTACGACCCGCGACTTATACTTCTATAGCCACTATTTTGGGCTTGTACTAACAACAAGTGTCTCATTGGAGAGTATCAAAGAAGTGACAGCCGCTGCTGGAAGAGATTCTGACTTTTTATTCCTTCACACCGTTCCGAGGCCTGGTGAAGACACCCCAGGCCGAATTACGGTGAAGACCTTCCTCGAACCAATGAAACTCCTCCAGAGACGTCTCAACTTCTTAATTGACGATACAACCGCTGTCGAACCTCTGGGGCTTGAAGCAATCTTTAATGCTCTGAATAAAATGGAAGCAGATGCGGCAACACGAACTCCTAGCGTTGATAGCTGGGAGGACGTGGGCGTGGACGAGAAATTTTCTGGAGAAGACGCTGCAGCTCAAGGGCCCCGGAAGGATATTCGGCCGGCTATCTACATCGAGAAAGGTCTAGATATGCATTCGAAGAAGGGCAGCAACGGCAAGGACGTAATGAAGTTTCGATTGCCAACTCAACCAGTCCAATATGTTCCTCAAGGCAATCTTCATCTTGCAGCAGAGAAGGTGTTTGATCTCAGCCCTAAGGCGATTTTCCATATTCTATTCGGCGATAAGAGCGCTGTCTGGCAGCTCCTTTTGCACCAAAGAAGGGCTCGAG atatcaagcaGGGACCTTGGTCTCGCAATGAATCTAACCATTTGAGGCGAGATATTAAGTACCAAATTGAGACAACGAATATGCTTG GTCATAAGCACGGCCAGACCATATCCGATTATCAGATGATAGATGTCCTTAATGACCACTTGTGCTACGTGATAACGGACAAGCGGACTCCCTGGCATCTTCCCTTTAAGCGCTCGTTCAGGCTGGTCAGTAAGATTGTGATCACGTTTGTCGCGAAGGGCAAGAGTAAGCTTGCTATATATACTAAGGTGGAGTGGTTGTGGTCTCCCTATGGCATTCAAC GTGTCATTGACAAACAAGCAACCGGTGACCTAGAGCAAGATGCGCTGGATCTTGTGGATCTCGTGAGCGAGCAGGTGCGCAGGCTCGGTGCACAAAGCCGAACCAAGAAAGCCATTGCAATCTTCGGCCACGTCGGCCGCCAGAACACCGTATCACAGTTAGGCGAGTCAGACTTCAAGATAGAGATTCGAAATCCTCGCACTCAGAGGACGTTGGCCCAACTTCTATTTGAGACGTTCGTCAGCTTCCTCGAAAGCGCCGTATCGTCCGTGATGCTTTGGACGTTTGCCCTCTTTCGCTGGGTCTGGAAAACTGCAAACGCTAATCTAATTATCCTTGCCTTGTTAATATCCAGCATGCTGATAAATGGATTCTATACCTCACGGGACGCCTATGATTGGTGGTacgaaaggaaagccgagaatTTCATGGCTCGTCTGGGAGTTCACCCGGACCATGTCATGAGCAAAGCTATTTACATGAGGGACATCGATGAAGTGATTGCAAACTCAACCCTCGGACATGCGAGCGACGACGTGAGTGACTGCTTCGCCACCTTCCATCAGCAAACAATACGGAATGTTGGAACACCGCTGTCCATCAGCACGTCTGGCCCGAGAGATTCAGCGACAAAGAGCGCAGCCAGACGGCTCCAGCAGACTCGTGAACGTCTAGCTATGCATCGACATGACCTCGTGGTAGGCCTCCGCGTAGTGAACAGCATCGAAAGAGAGATCCTCCAGAACGAATGGGAGCGTTGGCTCCGACAAGAACTGAAACGTTGTGACCAAATCGAAGCCCTACTCAGACAGAGTAGTGACACCGACCAGGTTGACATGCAGGTGGATCGGACAAGCCAGGCCGCGTTCGCTGATTTATCCGACGATATCAGGGAATGGTACGAAAGGTATTGTTTTAGCtgccatcaagaacaagactTAGTCGAGGAGAATCACCGTGCATATGGCAGTTCATGA
- a CDS encoding uncharacterized protein (uncharacterized conserved protein), with amino-acid sequence MNVDLETVRIKSLPDDAFYIADFITEEEEEVLLQKIATAPLPRWTHLSHRRLQTWPSALTKSNALISSPLPSWLVSPVIPRFESLGIFADAPHGAPNHVLVNEYRPGQGIMPHEDGAAYYPLVATVSLGAPIVLDLYQKGQGLDGEDRRPQQRILQERRSLLVTTKEIYTDYLHGIAETTRDEGLGPESICNWGLLREQVRYQCGWFERETRISLTYRDVLKVAKVGNTMKFLGGR; translated from the exons ATGAATGTAGATCTCGAGACGGTGCGGATCAAGTCGTTGCCGGATGATGCGTTTTACATAGCGGATTTTAtcacagaagaggaggaagaggtgcTGTTACAAAAG ATTGCCACAGCCCCTCTGCCCCGCTGGACTCATCTGTCCCACCGTCGTCTCCAAACATGGCCCTCTGCCCTGACCAAGTCCAACGccctcatttcctctcccctTCCATCCTGGCTCGTCTCACCCGTCATCCCTCGCTTTGAGTCGCTAGGCATATTTGCTGATGCCCCGCACGGGGCCCCGAACCATGTTCTAGTGAACGAGTACCGCCCCGGACAGGGTATCATGCcgcatgaagatggtgctgCTTATTACCCGCTAGTTGCCACGGTGAGTTTGGGAGCACCGATTGTGTTGGACTTGTACCAAAAAGGTCAGGGCCTGGACGGCGAGGACCGTAGGCCGCAGCAGCGTATCTTGCAGGAGCGCCGAAGTTTGTTGGTTACAACCAAGGAGATCTACACAGACTATCTGCACGGTATCGCGGAGACAACCAGGGATGAAGGGCTAGGCCCTGAATCTATATGTAACTGGGGTTTGTTGCGGGAACAGGTTCGATACCAGTGTGGATGGTTTGAAAGGGAGACTAGGATTAGTCTGACGTATCGCGATGTTCTCAAGGTCGCGAAGGTGGGCAATACGATGAAATTCCTGGGTGGGCGGTGA